The sequence below is a genomic window from Thalassobaculum sp. OXR-137.
TGCTCGCCGTCGGGGCCGGCACGGTCGGCGGATGGGTGGCGGCCGGGATTCTGACGGACGGTCTGATTATCCCGGCCTATGTCGCGGCGATGGCCCCGCGTGCGGCCGTCGGAGGGGCCCAACTCGCCGGCGCCGCCGGGTCGCAGATGGGTGCCGGCGCGGCCGGAGCGGCGATGGCCACCGCGACGGCGGCGAACCATGCGATGGTCGCCTTTGTCCAGTATGCGGGACGCGTCACGGGGGCGGTCGTCGGCGCGGCGATCGCCGATGGCTGGTATCGCTGAGCCAGTCTGTCTGCGCGGGTAACGCCGCTCGGCCGACAGCACCGGATTGCCGCCGTCACCGGATGTTCCGGTGACGGGGCGGGTCCGTCGGCGGATCCGGATCTCAGGCCGCGTCGACGCGGCGCGGAAGCTTCCAGCCCGGCCGGATGAAGTGGCAGGTATAGCCGTTCGGAATCCGCTCCAGATAGTCCTGGTGCTCGGGCTCGGCCTCCCAGAAATCGCCCAGCGGCGCCACTTCGGTGACCACCTTGCCGGGCCAGAGGCCGGACGCGTCCACATCGGCGATGGTGTCTTCCGCCTCCGCCTTTTGCGCGGCGTCGGCATAGAAGATCGCTGAGCGGTAGCTGGGGCCGACATCGTTGCCCTGCCGGTTCGGCGTGGTCGGGTCGTGAATCTGGAAGAAGAACTCCAGAATCTGGCGATA
It includes:
- the msrA gene encoding peptide-methionine (S)-S-oxide reductase MsrA — encoded protein: MADKTQRAVLAGGCFWGMQDLIRKQPGIVATRVGYSGGDVPNATYRNHGTHAEAIEIMFDPAQTSYRQILEFFFQIHDPTTPNRQGNDVGPSYRSAIFYADAAQKAEAEDTIADVDASGLWPGKVVTEVAPLGDFWEAEPEHQDYLERIPNGYTCHFIRPGWKLPRRVDAA